A stretch of the Blastocatellia bacterium genome encodes the following:
- a CDS encoding histidine kinase → MNAKSVAILINLLGFVTGATLYAMLLVMVFGTLNFRVKRKQTLANLSNNKLLLLTAILGFSWNIGAVAIYGLPDLGIDNTFPWLIAASFTTLGFLPAVVVHLILLSNLETNQKLARKFITFTAYCLSAIAGLMHFYVTFINESTPSHIALHILTFGFGSLAIALIFLTHKQPGWQRAFWIIGLAVFSVSALHLSHHDAESYPWWLEMIGHHASLPLVIAILYQDYRFAFADIFLKRTISLVLLVVIVFSAYMAVSPLLVFGNSKEAEPLTISLLLGLWVATALFYPKLRQMVVWFVDTIILKRADYDNLRIEIARTIAGYETPEEILSYICKVLTPVLSAKQVSFFLEDASLGNHTLTMLFPTTEMPQYYLVIGELIGGRRLLSDDLEMLEAVVLMVARRIDVVRVAHDRCKISLREQEISKLATEAELRALRAQLNPHFLFNALTTLGYLIQTAPDKAFETLMRLTGLLRGVLRRSAGEFASVGEEIELIKAYLDIEKTRFEERLQVKINVEEGLNNIRIPSLLIQPLVENAIKHGITPAKDGGEIAITVEKCFDEKKAEQIKIIVQDTGQGVSEFDLARGRKKGVGLVNIERRLKCHYADEAILKIKSELNKGTAITVSLPLIAQTNINSELKTAKG, encoded by the coding sequence ATGAATGCAAAATCTGTTGCTATATTAATTAATCTACTAGGTTTTGTTACAGGAGCAACTCTTTATGCAATGCTTTTAGTAATGGTATTTGGAACGCTAAATTTTAGGGTAAAGAGAAAACAAACCTTAGCTAATTTATCTAATAATAAATTACTGCTTCTAACAGCAATCCTTGGATTTTCTTGGAATATAGGAGCAGTTGCTATTTATGGGCTTCCTGATCTAGGCATAGATAATACTTTTCCTTGGTTAATTGCAGCATCGTTTACTACATTAGGATTTTTACCTGCTGTTGTTGTTCACCTAATATTACTTAGTAATTTAGAAACAAATCAAAAGTTAGCTAGAAAATTTATTACATTTACTGCTTATTGCTTAAGTGCTATTGCAGGATTAATGCACTTTTATGTAACTTTTATTAATGAATCTACCCCATCACATATTGCATTACATATTTTAACTTTTGGATTTGGTAGCTTAGCCATAGCTTTGATTTTTTTAACCCATAAACAACCTGGTTGGCAAAGAGCCTTTTGGATCATAGGTTTAGCCGTGTTTTCTGTTTCAGCTTTGCATTTAAGCCACCATGACGCAGAAAGTTACCCTTGGTGGCTAGAAATGATCGGCCATCATGCTTCACTTCCCCTAGTCATAGCTATTCTTTATCAAGATTATCGTTTTGCTTTTGCAGATATTTTCTTAAAACGTACTATTTCTTTAGTTTTATTAGTAGTAATTGTCTTTAGTGCTTATATGGCTGTTTCGCCTCTACTAGTTTTTGGTAATAGCAAAGAAGCCGAACCTTTAACTATTAGCTTACTGTTAGGTTTGTGGGTTGCTACAGCTTTGTTTTATCCTAAACTACGTCAAATGGTTGTTTGGTTTGTTGATACAATTATTCTAAAGCGGGCCGATTACGATAATTTAAGAATAGAAATAGCCAGAACAATTGCAGGTTATGAAACGCCAGAAGAAATTCTTTCATATATTTGTAAGGTATTAACACCTGTTTTAAGTGCTAAACAAGTAAGTTTTTTTTTAGAAGATGCTTCATTAGGAAACCATACTTTGACTATGTTATTTCCTACTACGGAAATGCCTCAATACTATTTGGTGATAGGTGAATTAATAGGTGGACGACGGCTTTTGTCTGATGATTTGGAAATGTTGGAGGCTGTTGTTTTAATGGTTGCTAGGCGAATTGATGTTGTTAGAGTTGCTCATGATCGTTGCAAAATTAGTTTACGTGAGCAAGAAATTAGCAAGCTAGCAACAGAAGCTGAACTACGTGCTTTAAGGGCGCAACTTAATCCACATTTTTTGTTTAATGCACTAACGACTCTTGGCTATTTAATTCAAACTGCACCAGATAAGGCTTTTGAAACTTTGATGCGTTTAACAGGGTTGCTTCGTGGTGTTTTGCGTCGTTCGGCGGGTGAATTTGCAAGCGTTGGTGAGGAAATAGAGCTAATTAAAGCTTATTTGGATATTGAAAAAACACGTTTTGAAGAACGCTTACAAGTTAAAATCAATGTTGAAGAGGGCTTAAATAATATTCGTATTCCTTCTTTACTAATACAACCATTAGTAGAAAATGCAATTAAACATGGAATTACACCTGCTAAAGATGGTGGAGAAATAGCGATCACAGTTGAAAAATGTTTTGATGAAAAAAAAGCTGAACAAATAAAAATTATTGTTCAAGATACAGGTCAAGGTGTTAGTGAATTTGATTTGGCACGAGGACGAAAAAAGGGTGTAGGTTTAGTCAACATTGAGCGACGGCTAAAATGTCATTATGCAGATGAGGCAATTTTAAAAATTAAAAGTGAGTTAAACAAGGGTACAGCTATAACTGTTAGTTTACCGCTTATTGCACAAACAAATATTAATAGCGAGCTAAAAACGGCTAAAGGTTAA
- the rpsT gene encoding 30S ribosomal protein S20, which produces MPNHKSAEKRDRQTKRRTLVNRRNRSQMRTELKKLRAAIGAGNKAEATQLLPKIVSVLDKAVKKGVLHDNAASRYKSRLTIRVNTMTQKAA; this is translated from the coding sequence ATGCCAAATCATAAGTCTGCGGAAAAACGAGATCGTCAAACTAAACGTCGTACATTAGTAAACCGTCGTAATCGTAGCCAAATGCGTACAGAGCTAAAAAAATTACGTGCTGCCATAGGAGCAGGTAACAAAGCAGAAGCTACACAATTACTACCAAAAATAGTTTCTGTTTTAGATAAAGCAGTTAAAAAAGGTGTTCTTCACGACAATGCAGCATCTCGTTATAAATCTCGCCTAACAATTAGAGTTAATACTATGACTCAAAAGGCTGCCTAA
- a CDS encoding response regulator transcription factor yields the protein MSTLRVLVAEDERPARLFLISMLNAFEDVKIVGEASNGRQALELIEQEQPDLVLLDLQMPELDGLSVVKSLKKNQMPLIAFVTAYDEYAVQAFEINAIDYLLKPVARVRLRETINRAQERLDRADLRAEETNNLEEAIKDYETVSQQPRIDRIPVRQKDEIIIVPVNQIASIIADGELLQITTNRNENYCINHRLKDLELRLDPAKFVRLGRGALVNIDMISRIHQMPGGTYTVTLNNNQQIKVSRLQSRSLKERLLKL from the coding sequence ATGTCAACGTTACGAGTATTAGTAGCAGAAGATGAACGACCAGCTAGATTATTTTTAATATCAATGCTAAATGCCTTTGAAGATGTAAAAATTGTTGGTGAGGCTTCAAATGGTAGACAAGCCTTGGAACTTATAGAACAAGAGCAACCTGACCTTGTACTACTAGATTTGCAGATGCCAGAGCTAGATGGTTTATCAGTAGTTAAATCACTTAAAAAAAATCAAATGCCGCTAATTGCTTTTGTTACAGCTTATGATGAATATGCTGTTCAAGCTTTTGAAATTAATGCTATTGATTATTTATTAAAACCAGTGGCTCGTGTGCGGCTACGTGAAACTATAAACCGCGCACAAGAGCGACTTGACCGGGCAGATTTACGAGCAGAGGAAACAAATAATTTAGAGGAAGCTATCAAAGATTATGAAACAGTTAGTCAGCAACCTAGAATTGATCGAATACCTGTACGCCAAAAGGATGAAATAATTATTGTTCCTGTAAATCAAATAGCTTCAATTATTGCTGATGGAGAGCTTTTACAAATTACTACTAATCGAAATGAAAATTACTGTATTAACCATAGACTTAAGGATTTAGAGCTAAGGCTAGATCCTGCAAAATTTGTTCGTCTAGGTCGAGGTGCTTTAGTAAATATTGATATGATTAGCCGTATTCATCAAATGCCAGGCGGCACCTACACAGTAACACTTAATAACAACCAACAAATTAAAGTTAGCCGACTGCAATCTCGGTCATTAAAAGAAAGATTATTGAAACTATAA
- a CDS encoding YtxH domain-containing protein yields MGDNDTSSKLSYFLVGAGVGAVIALLFAPKAGRELREDISGATKRGIDYANTSAKTISQKASTVYSSSREKANELYGLSKEKTSGLVEAGRSVISDQKHRVAAAIEAGKRAYQEKKAAAAAEAEANAALVESSEES; encoded by the coding sequence ATGGGCGACAACGATACTAGCTCCAAACTTAGTTATTTTTTAGTCGGTGCTGGAGTGGGAGCAGTTATAGCTTTACTTTTTGCCCCTAAAGCTGGGCGTGAACTACGTGAAGATATTTCTGGAGCAACTAAGCGTGGTATAGACTACGCTAATACTAGTGCTAAAACTATTAGTCAAAAAGCTTCCACTGTTTATAGTAGCAGTAGAGAAAAAGCAAATGAGCTTTATGGATTAAGCAAAGAAAAAACTTCTGGTTTAGTAGAAGCTGGTCGTAGCGTTATTTCTGATCAAAAGCATCGTGTTGCTGCTGCTATTGAAGCTGGCAAACGTGCTTATCAGGAAAAAAAGGCTGCCGCAGCCGCTGAAGCAGAAGCCAATGCAGCTTTAGTTGAATCATCAGAAGAAAGCTAA
- a CDS encoding alpha/beta hydrolase, which produces MKKYVFAKSKTKHLLSINLIILISTLLIFFVQNTKAQEKLIEKIPTKFIENGKAISLEIVVFRPLGKGPFPTVVFNHGSTGRGDNPQIFTKTYTNKAIVDFFCEKGWLVVFPQRRGRGNSDGLYDEGFEKDRSQYSCSPDLSLAGVERALADIDQVVDYLKAYKDVDKNKMIIAGQSRGGILSIAYAGTRPNIFKGAINFVGGWMSDQCPNSEAINTVTFKRGAAFKEPTLWLYGKNDPFYSTKHSRKNFDEFIKAGGRGKFLTYSLDKNLNGHLVIENPNLWYKDIEIFIKELSLNK; this is translated from the coding sequence ATGAAGAAATATGTCTTTGCTAAAAGTAAAACTAAACATCTCTTATCTATTAATTTAATTATATTAATTTCAACACTACTAATTTTTTTTGTACAAAATACTAAAGCTCAAGAAAAGCTTATTGAAAAAATTCCAACTAAATTTATTGAAAATGGTAAAGCCATTAGTTTAGAAATAGTAGTTTTTCGTCCTCTAGGAAAAGGGCCATTTCCTACAGTAGTTTTTAATCATGGTTCAACTGGAAGAGGTGATAATCCACAAATTTTTACTAAAACTTATACAAATAAAGCAATTGTTGATTTTTTTTGTGAAAAAGGTTGGCTAGTGGTATTTCCTCAACGACGCGGGAGAGGAAATTCTGATGGGCTTTATGATGAAGGATTTGAAAAAGATCGCTCACAATATTCTTGTTCTCCAGATTTGTCGCTAGCAGGTGTTGAACGCGCCTTAGCCGATATTGATCAAGTTGTTGATTATTTAAAAGCTTACAAAGATGTAGACAAAAATAAAATGATAATTGCTGGTCAATCTCGCGGTGGTATTCTTTCAATTGCCTATGCTGGCACAAGACCAAATATCTTTAAAGGAGCTATTAATTTTGTTGGTGGCTGGATGTCTGACCAATGCCCTAATTCAGAAGCAATTAATACTGTTACATTTAAGCGTGGAGCGGCTTTTAAAGAACCTACACTTTGGCTTTATGGTAAGAATGATCCATTTTATAGCACTAAACATAGTCGTAAAAATTTTGATGAATTTATAAAAGCTGGAGGTAGAGGAAAATTTCTTACTTACTCTTTAGATAAAAATCTAAATGGGCATTTAGTAATTGAAAATCCAAATCTTTGGTATAAAGATATTGAAATCTTTATAAAAGAATTATCATTAAATAAATAA